From the Neosynechococcus sphagnicola sy1 genome, the window GATGAACTTGGCGATAACAGATTTGTTCCGCGCCAAGTGGACTGATGAAATTCATGATGAGTGGATTCGGAATGTTTTGATGAATAGACCCGATCTCACGAGGGATCGTCTGCAACGCACAAGGGATTTAATGAACAGTCATGTCCGCGACTGTCTGGTTATCGGCTATCAAGACCTCATCCCATCATTGACTTTGCCAGACATAAATGATCGTCATGTGCTGGCGGCTGCAATTCGTGCAGGGGCTGATGTAATTGTCACTTACAACTTAAAGGACTTTCCGGTTTCGACTCTTGAGCGGTATGGCATTGAGGCTCAGCATCCTGATGAGTTCATTACTAATTTGATTGATTTGGCTCCTCCAGTGATCTGCGAGGCAGCTAAGCGACAACGAATGAGTTTGAAAAACCCGCCCCAAAGTGTTGAGGAGCTACTTTCAGCTTACGAAAGGCAAGGCTTAGCTCAGACTGTAGCAGAACTCAGACTATACGATGGATTGCTTTGAAATTCACAGATTTTGGTCGGTCTAACGGAAAAGCTCAACGGACGCAGATAACCTTTGCTACACAACCGACCATATTTATAGTTCCGGTGCAGCGCGGTTGTTAGATGGTTACGAACTTTTGCCGTTCCTTTCAATTTAACAAGTTTTATGTTACTGCCTATATAAGGCAACAAGCCATCAGTTTTTCAGGTTCCAAAGCTTATCTGTGTTTGACTCTACCATTCAAGATTTTCGTGGTACATCTCATGTCGAAAAGATCGTTCGTGTCGATTGGCGATCAAAATGGCAAGAAATTGCTCGGCTTAACGATGACGCTGTAGATGGAATCATTTTTCTAAAACGTGGTAGGAGACCAACATCTGCAATTGCTTTTGCCCAAGTAAAGTGTGGTCCAGGATATCGAAAGGATGCACAAATCCGCCCTAATCATATTGGTGTTCACGTAGGAGTAAAGTATATAGAAGATCACTTGCCCCGTTGGAGATCACTAACATTTCCTGTAGTGATGATTTATGTTGATCCTTCAAGTAATCCCAAAGAGCCTGAAGCTTGGTGGACTGACTTAAAAAGCCCTGAATCTTACACAAATAGTAATCAAAATATTATTCTCCTGCCTAAATATTAAAAATTTGGACCTCACTCTAAAGGCGACTTCTTCAAGCTCTGTGGACCCAAAATACATTATCAGAGGCTTACAAAACTAAAATTGACATCTGATGATTTGAAGCAAGGTTCATTGAGCGATAGCCTTAAAACAAATGCTCGAAATTACTACACTAATTGGAGTAACAGTTCCTCATCAGCTCGTACTAACCCAGATTTGGGAGAGATTATTGTAAATCGTGTTGGATGGAGACACATCACGCGAAAAGACCGCTTATCTCTTGCTGTATCACAATCCTTTCAGCTATTGCCTGTAGCCGCAAAAATTATTCGAGAAGTAACTCTTGCAAAAACTCTACGTGCTTGGACAGAAAAAATAATCGATCAAAATAGAATATTTGATGATCTTCTATGCTTAGATGCTCAGGTTTACTTTCAACATAGGCAATCTACGGTGGTTCGTGTAGTGTTGAGGAGACGACGAACCTTTTTTGATGCCAGTGGAACTAGTAATTCCCGTATATGGTTCTACTCAGTATTTGAACTTCACCAAAAATATTAATCAGGCACACACACATGCCGGTGTAGACCCAACGCTTCTCCATAAATGGCGCGCCCTAATTCCCACTATGCCACGGTTATGCCTGACTTCCGTATTATGACTTAATTTTCTAGAACTGGCAATATAAAGATGCAAGTCAGGAGCTATAGACCAGCTAACGGCCTGCAATTCAGCGGACGGCGATAATGCTAGCATTATAGCAGAGGGCATAATGCTCCGTTCCGTTGCAATTGCTTGTTAGCTGTAGCTATGCAAACCATCGTAAACTAACAGTCAATTATTGTTTGATTATTATCTATAATTGTTGCATTAAGCTCTGCTTCGGCTTCGCGCTGATCATATTTTACTAGTACACGCCAATTTTCCAACGGGATACTTGAAAAATTTTCTCCATCAGTAATTTTTCCTTTTAATCTGCCAGCCATTGTCAAACACGTAAGTGAATTTTCAGGCACCTGAACTCCAAGAATGTCTATTTGTGCATCTCTTAATCTCGTTTGAAGAAGATCCGGAAATCTATTCTCAACAAATCGAGTAAATTCGAATTCAGTTCTAGGAATAGCAAGCGTTACCTTTGCTTTGTTACTTGGCTTATTATTATCTGGTTCATTGTACAAACAA encodes:
- a CDS encoding PIN domain-containing protein, translated to MSNFTALFDACVLYPAPLRDFLMNLAITDLFRAKWTDEIHDEWIRNVLMNRPDLTRDRLQRTRDLMNSHVRDCLVIGYQDLIPSLTLPDINDRHVLAAAIRAGADVIVTYNLKDFPVSTLERYGIEAQHPDEFITNLIDLAPPVICEAAKRQRMSLKNPPQSVEELLSAYERQGLAQTVAELRLYDGLL
- a CDS encoding DUF4365 domain-containing protein, with product MFDSTIQDFRGTSHVEKIVRVDWRSKWQEIARLNDDAVDGIIFLKRGRRPTSAIAFAQVKCGPGYRKDAQIRPNHIGVHVGVKYIEDHLPRWRSLTFPVVMIYVDPSSNPKEPEAWWTDLKSPESYTNSNQNIILLPKY